A window of the Blattabacterium cuenoti genome harbors these coding sequences:
- a CDS encoding pyridoxine 5'-phosphate synthase, which produces MKYNLPINSGHDINLYNINFLIKKVPGIVELYIGHALISDSLYLGL; this is translated from the coding sequence ATTAAATATAATTTACCTATAAATTCAGGTCATGATATAAACTTATATAATATAAATTTCTTAATAAAAAAAGTTCCAGGAATAGTAGAATTATATATAGGTCACGCTTTAATATCTGATTCTTTATATCTGGGATTATAA